From the genome of Tenrec ecaudatus isolate mTenEca1 chromosome 1, mTenEca1.hap1, whole genome shotgun sequence:
TCATTTGAAATGTTTTAATAGGAATCACATCAGAAAGCCAACATGTTTTAGAAAAATAGTCACagtaatgatatgatctttttacATAATTTTGGCTATGAAACCTTAGTAAGTCAAGCAAAGCGCCATCCACACTCACTTTGTATCATAATAGGGACATggaaacaaatacatttttaactGCATGCTGCCTGTTTTTTACAGAAAACCTACAGTAGAGAACTTTTGTGAGAGTATTAAAGGCAGCCAGTGTCCAGAACCTCCAGCTGGAAACCAAGTCTTAATGTGCTGAGAAGGAAGTCTCCAGAAGTAGATTCTTTGGAATGCTGTAAATGTGGACAAGCCACCATGGATCCCTCCTCACAGAAGCCTCGTGCCACATCTCACACTGGATGCACTACCTGTCAGTGTAAGGGATGTGGAGAAGCCTGCAGTTGTCCCTCTCACCTAAACACTGCAAGTCCTCTTAATGGAAAGAAGTCTCATCAATGTAAGGTATATGGGGGAAACTTCCTCTGTATCTCAACACTGAAGAGTCCTGTACCAGCACTCGCTGATGAGAAACTCTACGAATGTAGTCATTGTGGGAAAGGTTTTTGTAGTTTTTCATCCTTTTGGTCCCACGAGGAGAATCAGGAATGTAAAGAATATTGTAAAACCTATAGTAGTTCTTCATCCTTCATATTAGAAAGAAacttcaataagaaaaatatGCCTCATGAATGTAAGCACTGTGGCAGAGCTTTTAGTGAGAGCTCATCCCTCACTAAACATTtaagaactcacagtggagagagacctTATAAATGCAAGGAATGTGAGAAAACCTTTACATGTTCCTCAAATCTCATTAGACACGtaagaactcacagtggagagaggccttatgaatgtaaggaatgtgggaaagcctttagtgAGCCCTCATCCCTCACCAGACATCTAAGAACACACAGTGGCgagaggccttatgagtgtaaggTATGTAGAAAATGCTTCATTGAGGGCTCCTCCCTCACGAAACATATACGGACTCACAGTGGAGAAAAGCCCTATGAATGCAAGGAATGTGGGAAGACCTTTACAAGTTCCTCAAACCTTACTAAACATAtcagaactcacagtggagagagacctTATATCTGTCAGGAATGTGGCAAAGCATTTAGTTATGCTTCATATCTCACTACTCATATACggactcacagtggagagagacctTATGAATGCAAGGAATGTGGGAAATGTTTCAGGCAGCTCTCAGCCCTTACTACACATAAAAAGACTCACGTTGCAAagaagccttatgaatgtaaggaatgtgggaaaatcTTCACTTATGCCTCATACCTCGCAAAGCATATAAGAACTCATAGTGGAGAGAGACCTtatgaatgtaaagaatgtgggaaagcATTTAGGCATCTGTCAGCCCTCAATAAACATATAAAAACCCACAGTGGAGAGAAACCTTATGAATGTAACGAATGTGGGAAAACCTTTAGAAGAGACTCACATCTCACTAAACATATAAGAAGCAATCACAGTGGAGAGAGATTTCATGAGTATAAGGGAAGTGAGAAGACCTTTATTGATTCCTTATCCCTTGCTATACACAAAAAAACTCACAGTAGAGAGAAACCttttgaatgtaaggaatgtgggaaaacctTTATGGAGTCTTTAAAACTTACCAGACATGCAAGAATCCACAGTAGAGGGAAGCCTCATGTATGTAGTTATTGTGGAAAAACCTTTCCTCATGCTTCATCTCTTGCAAAGCACATAACTACTCACACCGAAGAGCGGGCTTTCGAATGTAAgcagtgtgggaaagcctttacaaTTTCCTCAAACCTCACCAGACATATAAGAATTCACACCGgtgagaggccttatgaatgtaagcaatgtcagatcgctttcagtcgAGCATCACTCCTCACTAAGCACATAAgaagaactcacagtggagagaggccttatgaatgtaaggaatgcggGAAGACTTTTATTGATGCCTCAGCCCTCACTATCCATACAAGAATTCACaccggagagaaaccctatgagtgtaaggaatgtggaagaGCCTTTAGGCAGCTCTCAGCCCTCACTACACATAttagaactcacagtggagatAGGCCTTATGAGTGTAAGCAATGTATGAAAGTCTTTAGTGAGGCTTCGTCTCTCACCAAGCATATAAGAACCCACACGGGTGAGCGGCCTtacgaatgtaaggaatgtgggaaagcctttcggTGTTCCTCATCTCTCACTATACACATAAGAacacacagtggagagaggccttatgaatgtaaggagtgtgggaaagcctttagacAGCTCTCTGCCCTGACTACACATGTGAGGATTCACACTGGAGAGAGGCCCTATGCGtgtaaagaatgtgggaaagccttcagaGATTGCTCATCCCTCACTAAGCATCTCAGAACACACAgcggagagaggccttatgagtgtaaAGAATGCGGGAAAGCCTTTCGGCAGCTCTCAGCCCTCACTACACATAtcagaactcacagtggagaaaAGCCCTATGGCTGTAAGGAATGTGAGAAAGCCTTTAGTGATTATTCCTCCCTTATTACACACAGAAGAACCCACAGTGGAGTGAGGCCGTAtaagtgtaaggaatgtgggaaagcctttaagcAGCACTCGGCCCTCACTGCACACAAAAGAACCCACAGTGGCGAGAGGCCCTAtaagtgtaaggaatgtgggaaagccttcaggCAGCTGTCTGCACTCACGACACACTTAAGGACGCATCGATGAAGTGGGTCATGTGCAGCAACCTTTAGAAGTTCCTCACACCTCACTTGATAAACAACTCATAGTGCAGAGACTATGACAAAATATACAGATATCTCACATCTATCATTTcagaaaacaaatttctgaaaGTACACAATTGAAGAACAAACTTTTTTACGGAGTAAGAAAGGAATATTAAAGAAGGAGTAATTGAAGCTGTTTTGCACCATTGGGAGAAATGAAATTTTCATTGTAATAATGGAGCTGTCCTTATCAGTATTTATTTTCTCTATCTGACCTAAGGTTTACCTTACTTAAGCCTTGCGCCATGGCAAATTGAGTATGTAGGAaatagcataggacaaagctggtttTACATGTTTAATGTTTTAATTATACTATTTTATATACAATAAAATACTTTGATTTGTTATTTGGTGtaagattgtttttgtttttatgtatgtCACATTTCTTTCCAATTGTGAAGTTAACTGTTTACCTTTCAAAATTGGTAACTTTCTCATACTTTGATCTGCTAATCTTATACCCATAGCTAACTGTTATCTCTGATTAGTATTACTGTTGAGTAAATGATATTTTCTGTTCCACTTACATTGTGTTTATTATTTAGAATTCTGCAAGAAATAGTTTTTGCTTTAATTCACCTTCATTTATGAAATTGTCTATACATGGACAGCCTAAcctatattaattttttttcttttgtcccaGATTTGCCCCAATTTGTCCCAAATGTGGTTACTAGGAGCTCCCTAAAGTGCGATTTTTGCCATGTgctgtcaattcagactcataagaGTAAAACACTGCCTACTTCTTTTTGAGCCCATTATACCATTCCTTTGCCAATTAATCTTTatcatttattttgctttttctctCACTTGTTTTTATATACAGTTTGTGTTCAGTACAAATCAATTCCATAACATGAGAAGTTACTATGAATCAAAGCTTAAATTAGAATTTACTTTGATCCAAATACAACATACAATCCAAAACAATTCTGTAGTGTTCAGATGTGGAGCAAAAAGGAGTGTTCACACACACGTTAAAGATTGATTGTATCTGGTTGTTGCTGTGTAAAAGTTTCTAAAAGCAGGGGAAAAGTTACTTAGATTATCAAAACTACTATGTTAATATTTGATACTGCAACACATACACATCCGTGTGAGACCATGTGAGCTAAAAATTTCATGAAATGTCTGTTAAAACTGTTTCTGTGCATTCAGACCATTATAAAATAGTTAATTTCCAGAATGAAGCCCACTGTAGGCTCAGGACCAGTTTCTTACTATCTGAATTTATTAACTCTGGTGTAGAAAGTGTTCCAAATGTATCTACAAAGAGAGCATAAAAGTTTTTAATGAATTTAATGCAATTTAGCATCTAGTCTTCACTTCCCAAATTCttgatttatattatttttggcTTTTTCACACACTTACCCCTTTTATTCCaaaatttgttttactttcaaaACAAATAGGTTTTTACATCGTAAAAAGCATCAAGGCACTTcctgctccttggaggcagttTAGTCAAATGGACCTTCTGATGTTCTTGTTGGACAGAAATAGGCGATATGAAAAGCCTGCCATTTGGCTTTATAGTTGTATAAGCAAAATTTACTCATACTTGGAGTTAGGGTACATTCCAATCTGTCATTAGCTGACACGTGTCAACTACATAAAAAGTCAAATCCAATGCCAAACATAAAATATGTTCCCAAAAGAACAGTGATAATACAATCATGTAAACTGTATCGGTGTTAGCTTGGTACGGTTGAAACAACATATGGAGGATTTTCAGTATCATCTGGATGTTCCTCTTGATGTACATATAAACAGAACCATGGGAGATTTTTCATTATTTAATCACTTTATGGCCTTGCATATTTAATGAAAACAATAACCTTCTTCTCAGCCTTTATCCCTCGAAAAgatgaaataatttttttcaaggtACCTTTACGTGTTCATTATTTCTTACTCCACATTTAAGGAACGAAACTATCTCAATTTTTGGATGTTATTGTTTTGTACTTGAAATTTCAAACACATAACAATGGCATTCATTATCTAGTCAATTTTGTGTTCTTCGACTCAGTGAAACGTGAGATTCCCAATGTTTTCTGTCAATAAAATAGGTGTGGAAACAATATGTTCTATGAAGTTCTGATTTTTTCCTAGGCATATTAAAGTTATAGCTGCCATATAGCATGAGTTTAGAAGATGGTATTTCTTGGCCTGAGTCAGTAGTAGAGGGGTAGAAAGAACAGTGACACTGTGAGCAGACTGTACATTTACAGGAGACTTTCATTTCCTTTGGTCTGGTATTAAGTGGATTTGTATAACCAAAGTATACTGAGAGGATTTTTAATGCAGTTGTGTGGTTTGAATAAGTCTATGTGGGGGGGAAAAACACCAAGAGCAGAAACCCCAGCCTGAGCccaaccaccaacaccaccaagtcctgcaccatcctcacaattgttcagatgtttgagcccattgttgcagctactgtgcccaTCCCTCTCATTcagaagagccttcctcttttcactgccctgtATTTTACCAATCAggatgtttttctccagggactggtccttaaaacatgtccaaagtatacaaAAGgacgtctccccatccttgcctctggagTACTTTTAGAAGACAgatttattgttgttttctttggggcagttcatagtacttacaatatttttccccagcaccataattcaaatgtatacgttcttctacagtcttccttagtcagtgtccaactgtcacatgcatatgagacaataccatggcttgggtcaggctcaccttagtcctcaagataccatccttgcttttcaacactgtaaagaggtcttgtaaagcagacttacctaatgtaAGGTGTCTGATCCCttcacggctgcttccatgagcactgattgtggatccaagtaagacaaaatgcttgacaactttcgaggatgttttctttgtttatcaccaTGTCACCTATTGATCGGTTGTaaagctttttattttctttgcgtTGCGTTGTGATCCACACGgaaggctccaatccttgatcctgatcagtaagtacttcaaatctGCTTGCTTTCAGCAACAATGTGGTGCcatctgtgtattgcaggttgttaatgagctttcctctaattctaaTACCACATTCTTCGTCATATAACCCCTCTCCTGtggttatttgctcaacatacagatgaaaccagtatggtgacaggacacaatccttcctggttttaaaccatgcagtatgtccttgttgtttgcacatctgcctcttgatccatgtataggttccacatgatCACAAcgtagtgttctgggattcccattcatctcaagaCTAACCATAGAGTTGTTAgcaacacagtcaaataccttggcataatcaataaaacacaagtaaacttctttcttgtattcgtgtgtgttaggctgggttaactagagaaacatccAGTGACACTATTAtacatataagaaagagttttgtatcaagaagtaattatcaagaaaatgtcccagcccagtccaacttaagtctgatactagtccataagtccctctccagCCTCATCCAACCACACGCAATCATGCAGGCTGTGggtagatcacaggctggtgggttcagagcCCTTGGATCCAAGGTGGGTGAAAGCATAGGTATAGGGCTCTGGCATCTCTCAGGGTGGCcaacaagcaggaaggtgaaaggagaaAGACCTAGAGGGTGGGCCTCAGGGTCCCTGCTTATAGGAAGACCACACTCCCAAGGACACAGAATTAGGCTGTGACTttattgacaggcttgactccccctctagccaggagtgtctagttgacataaaatcatctgatTACcacactctgctttcagccaagatccatctggcatcagcagtgCTACCCTTTGAACCACATCctgttctgaatctgacctgaaactTTGGCAGCTccctacaaccattgttggatgatgttcagcaaaagtttacttccatgtgatattaatgatattgttctataatttgagcattctgttgggtcaaagATCTCTTCCACTCATTTGGTCAAGtatctgtctcccaaatttcctggcatagacaagtaaatgcttccagtgctttatcagcttgtcgggacatttcaatgggtagtccgtcaatttctggagccttgtttggggcTAATGCTTGCAGTCCAGTTTCAacgtcttcctttagcaccattggttcttgctcatataccgcctcctgaaatggtggaatgtcattcAACCAGTGCTTTCTGCTGCACGGAAGCAAGCCTACCAGAGAAACTCCATTCTTGTTAGCTGCTAGGTGACttgcccacttccccctcccaccccagaaAGCTGACTGCTGGTTGACCTGCCCACTCCCGCTTCCCTTCTGGGAAATCTCCACTTGTGACTAATTTTAAAATGCACCCTCATGCTCCCATGTTCAGGTGTTACAGTCAGTTTTGACTATTCTTTAATATTATTCCTTTGGATGCTGTACTCTGAATCGTGTCATTAACCTTACTATGTTAACCAGGATTTCATAATCAAAATGGATCTCCAGAGCCAGTTTAGGGACAACAGGAAGGCAGCTAGTACTGGATCGGTAATAAGTTCAAACCCAGAATTTTCAGAACAGTGACCACCCCCCATGGATGCTTTTTCGTGCGTCTTCTTGGGAATGCTAAGGAATGATCAAAGACGTTCAACGACCTTCACTGGCATGAAGGGTTTGAGTTCTTCCCAAGAACCCATTACATCCTTCTGACAACTACTCTCCCTTCCTGATAGACAGATCACACTTACTCCCAAACAGAGAAACCTTTAGAAGTTTCTGCGAGTGTACCTCCTTGTGCTCTGTACCAGTTTCTTGTTAATTGCCAGAGTTAACGAACATACTTATTCGATGGTCACATTTACCTGCAGAAACTTAAAGAATTCAGTGTTGATCTGACCTTAATCCAGTTCTCTGAGTGTCCCCATCACCTCCTGCAGGTGAGGACGCACAGCGGTGATGGATTCCTGAGACTCAAAGTTCTGCCGTGGGGAATTCTTTAAATACATCAAAGTTATCGCTTGGTGAACTCTGAGCCAGGGCTTTGTGAGTGTTGTGGTACATGCAGCATTTGGCCAACAACCACGACACCCAAGTAAAGCTAGCGGGCTTCTATCGCCCTCAGCTGTAAGACTGTTGACACTCCATGAACTCATTCCATatgggttagtctgggttgactagagacacaaatccagaggcactcatatgtgtataagaaagagctttatatcaaagagtaattgtatattaagaaaacatcccagcccagtccagatcaagtccatacgtcctgtATGAgtgcatatgtctaataccagtctgGAAATTCCTTTTCAGATTCTTGCTACacttgcaatgacacagaatgcaggaagatcacaggccagtgggtggaaagtcttgtggatccagtggtggttgaagcatcttagcactggtgtgggtctccacatggctactccagttccagggttctggctctttCAACGTAATTCCCTGTGgcgtgtcaacaggaatgtcttgtggagagacaagcagagagagaatatgTGCATgccccctccagggaggaagataggagttcccagaatcttcaggagaaggccatgcccacacagaggcctccttgaccatgacctgattgacaggctacactccaccccttcgcatgTTAACAagagattacataactgccataATAGGTATCCACAGAATTCTTCCCCAAGGAGGTCTTGCTTTACTTGCTTGCAGGTCATTCCGTGGTGTCAACATAAGATCAATGGCTTTCTTCTGTGCTTCTGTACCTTCCTTTCCATGTTCctcaaaactcacttccgtgccgATGCAGTGTGTCAATAACCTTTGTTAAGGGCTGTGGTGTTCTCTCTTTAATTGTAGTATATCCAGGCCTCAAAGGTCAGGTCTCCCCCGCCAtgagtatgtatatatatctcatAGAATCGTTCAACAATGCAACTGGAGGCGTGAATTTTTTCTGGAGTTCTTTCGGCTTCAGATATGCTCAGTATATTCTTCCCTTTTTGCTTCCTaattctaggcctttgcacatttccttcTAATGTTTGGCTTTGTCTTATTGGGGTGCCCTTTGAGGTGTTCTgctcaactctttgacttcatcctttcttccgttTGCTCTAGCTACTCCATATTAAGAGCAGGCTTTGGAGTCTCATCAGATagacactttggtcttttctttctttcctgtctttgaaaTGACCTCCTGCTCtcttcaggaaggatggtcttgaTGGCCTCCCACTgcgcatcagatcttctgtcattagtgtccacTGAGTCAAGGCTGTGCTTGAGACGTTCCGgaaattcaggtgtgatagactcaggtctgtggcagttacatcagcgcctgtcaacttgagcgaaggggtggagtctagcctgtcaatcaggtcacagcttgatgacctcatttggaggcactaggagataaatagctcattggaggcaggacacagagacactcctgttgacaaaccacatggagacattcctgttgacaaaccacatggagctaccttgatgcagccagagccctgggactggtggagccacgtggagacccacaccagcactgagatgcttccaccacctgtggatcccaaagacgTTCCACCCCtggcctatggtcttcctgcaaTCAGCGTCATTGcccgtgtttcgtgagtctgaagaaaaacTTACAGTTTTACCAGACAtggtctaatatcggacttatggacttgatctggactgggctggaatgctttctcaatatacaattgctcttttatatacagctctttttatacgcatatgagtgtctatgagtttgtttcgctagtctacctggactcacaCAAGGTTGTATATCGCCACTGGTgcacttgtttgaattttcttcagctttatcttgaacaagggaatatggcatggtttaaagtcaggaaaggtgtgcgacgGGGTGatatcttctcatcatacttattcaatctgtatttgaccttaagcacaacagaacaagacattgCACACTCCTGGGccgtccccacaattgttcctattcttgagcccattgatgcagccatggtgtcaatccatctccttcagcgcctccctctttttcattagccctccactttaccatgcacgatatccttctccagggactggtctcttatgacaatatgtccaatgtatgtgTGGTACATATAATCATTTATCAATATGaatattaagagtgtaggggtggtctagcctgtcaatcagatcatagccaatgaggcctctgtgtgggcatggccttctcctaagaattctgggaaaatctggtatttcctccttggaggtggaagactctctgctcacaccctgggagacatagcagctgacaagacacatggacccaccctgatgcagagactcctgccagcgctgagatgtttccaatgccactggatccaaagactttctacccactggcctgtgattttctacttttggcatcattgcatgtatttcgtgagtctgaagaggaatttatagattgatattggacatatgggctaatatcagacatatggacttgatctggactggtctggggtgttttctcaatgttcaattgctcttatagataaatctcttccttatacacatatgtgtgtgtccatggatttatttctctagtctgcccagactcacacagtatgtaagataaagtcttcccatccttgcctctaagaagcactctggtcttacttcttccaagacagatcagtctgtccttttggcagtccatagtactttcaatattctccagcaccacaagtcaaatgcatcaattcttcttctgtcttccttattcaatgtccaactttcacatgcatgtgaggtgattaaaaataccatggcttgggtcaggcacaccttagtcttcaaagtaacatccttgcttttcaatactctaaagaggccttgggcagcaaacttacccaatgcaatgcatctgatctctggactgctgtttccatgagcattgactgtggatccacgaAGGCAAAATCCGTGATCACTTCAATCGTTTTTCTTTTTATCGTAAcgttaccttttggtccagttttgaagactttttaaaatcattttattgggggctcttataacattgaatacatcaatagtatcaagCTTAGTTGTACTTataatgccatcatcatttcaaaaacattttcttttttatcattttattaggggctcatacaattcttatcacaatcaatacatacatcaattgtgtaaagcacacttgtacattcattgccctcatcattctcaaaatatctgctcctcagtttttcctctccctcaccgctcccccgtccttcatgaaactttgataatttataaatcattattttgtcacatattgCACCGCCATtcaacgtctcccctcacccattcctctgctgtccattccccagggaagaggtagaTCCTTGCaagtcagttcctcctttccacccccaccctccctccatgctcccagtatcaccactctcaccactggtcctgaagggatcatcttccctggattccctgtgtttccagttcctatttgtaccagtgtacatcctctggtctagccagatccgcaaggaagaattgggatcatgatagtagggggcggagcatttaggaactagaggaaagttgtatgtttcattgttgctgcaccctgactggctcatttgctCCCTAAGACCCTTtcataaggagatgtccagttgcctacagatgggctttgggtccccactccgcactccccctcattcacaatgatgattttttttgttgttctttgatacctgatcccttcaacacctcatgatcaaaaacattttctactcgagcccttggtataagctcctgtcttttcccctccctcctccaccttcccacccttatgaatccttgatatattattattatatcgtatcttgctctgtccattgtcttcacccacatttctgttattcatcccctttggggagggggggctatagatccaaccttgtgatgggttccccctttctcccccttcaccctCCCTGTTCATCTACCTACCCtcgtgatattgctactcccactactgttcctgatgggtttatctgtcctgaattccatgtgtcaagagctcttatctgtaccaatgtgtgttctccagtctagccaggtttgtaaggtgcaACTGAATCCGAGAGTGGAGGGCAGGAGAGTAGGAAGCACTCAGGAGCTAGGGGAATGACGTGtgcttcatctgtgctatactgcaccttggctacATCATCCCTTCCTTACAACCCTTGTGGGGAGAtagccaactgtctacagatgggctttgggtctccat
Proteins encoded in this window:
- the LOC142442854 gene encoding LOW QUALITY PROTEIN: uncharacterized protein LOC142442854 (The sequence of the model RefSeq protein was modified relative to this genomic sequence to represent the inferred CDS: inserted 1 base in 1 codon), whose product is MLPVFYRKPTVENFCESIKGSQCXRTSSWKPSLNVLRRKSPEVDSLECCKCGQATMDPSSQKPRATSHTGCTTCQCKGCGEACSCPSHLNTASPLNGKKSHQCKVYGGNFLCISTLKSPVPALADEKLYECSHCGKGFCSFSSFWSHEENQECKEYCKTYSSSSSFILERNFNKKNMPHECKHCGRAFSESSSLTKHLRTHSGERPYKCKECEKTFTCSSNLIRHVRTHSGERPYECKECGKAFSEPSSLTRHLRTHSGERPYECKVCRKCFIEGSSLTKHIRTHSGEKPYECKECGKTFTSSSNLTKHIRTHSGERPYICQECGKAFSYASYLTTHIRTHSGERPYECKECGKCFRQLSALTTHKKTHVAKKPYECKECGKIFTYASYLAKHIRTHSGERPYECKECGKAFRHLSALNKHIKTHSGEKPYECNECGKTFRRDSHLTKHIRSNHSGERFHEYKGSEKTFIDSLSLAIHKKTHSREKPFECKECGKTFMESLKLTRHARIHSRGKPHVCSYCGKTFPHASSLAKHITTHTEERAFECKQCGKAFTISSNLTRHIRIHTGERPYECKQCQIAFSRASLLTKHIRRTHSGERPYECKECGKTFIDASALTIHTRIHTGEKPYECKECGRAFRQLSALTTHIRTHSGDRPYECKQCMKVFSEASSLTKHIRTHTGERPYECKECGKAFRCSSSLTIHIRTHSGERPYECKECGKAFRQLSALTTHVRIHTGERPYACKECGKAFRDCSSLTKHLRTHSGERPYECKECGKAFRQLSALTTHIRTHSGEKPYGCKECEKAFSDYSSLITHRRTHSGVRPYKCKECGKAFKQHSALTAHKRTHSGERPYKCKECGKAFRQLSALTTHLRTHR